The sequence below is a genomic window from Bactrocera neohumeralis isolate Rockhampton chromosome 4, APGP_CSIRO_Bneo_wtdbg2-racon-allhic-juicebox.fasta_v2, whole genome shotgun sequence.
TTTAGTGTACATAACCAACGAGGTAGAAGTAGTCTGGTATTTCGACGTTGTAGCTGGCATTACATAGATCTCGTCCAAGTATTGATCCCTGTGCTGCTCCAAAGGTGATTTTCTTTCTTTGAGCATTAAGTAGTCTGGCGTTTCGATTCGACTTTCTAGTGCATCGCCCATATTGGCGTACTCCGACTATTGGCCTTGAGAAGTTGTTCTTTTAGGGAGCTTCCTCCAAGCGAGGGTATAAGGTATGAGTATACTCAAAGATACTCCGTTGAGTTTCTACCCCGGTCATGATCACTTCCTTCAAAGTGAAAGGTGCACGGGAAGTATATTGCGCATACTCCGGCCGATCTCTTCCCAATCGCTTTCGCCTATGGCCGCAAGGAGTTTTTCTGAATCTAACTTGGAAGCATCCCATTTACGAGTTCCCCTTCTTTAAAGATCTTGTTGATGTTTTATCTCGACCTTCGAGGTAGgatttacatatattgttgATTGCTGCATTTGTAGTCTTCTTGTACTTTCCGCTCACGTAGCTGGTTTGCATATCCACCAGACACCAACGCTTACGCCGTTATAGCGGAGTTTacacgggtactgcgtcgaatactggagtgctttcatccattcggacgacatgaccttgGTAGtgtagccactgtctcttaattctctaaactatgtcaatgtcgtcgtatatctcgtacagctcatcgttccatggaCTGCGGTAATCGCCGtcgtcaatgcgcaaaggactataaatcttcccaGAACCTTTCCCTTGAAAAcccgtaacgtcgactcatcagatgctgtcatcgctcatgcctctgcaccatatagcaggatggggatgatgagtgacttatagagttttgtttggttcgagagaggacttttcttccaattgcttactcagtccgaagtagcacctgttggcaagagttattctgctttggatttcgagactgacactgttattgctgttaatactggttccatgatagacgaaattatctatgacttagAAGTTAtgcctgtcaacagtgacgtggaagccaactcgcgagtgcgacgactgtttgtttgatgacaggagatatttcgtctagcccttgttcactaccagacccacttgctttgctttcttgtccaacctggagaaaacagaactaacagcgcggttgttgaggccgatgacatcaatatcatcggcatacgccagcagctgtacactcttatagaagattgaaCTTGCTCGATTCACATCTGCAGctctaattattttctccagcagtagattgaagaaattgCACGATAAGGAGcggccttgtttgaaacctcgtttcgtatcgaacggctcgaagaggtccttccagatcctgacggagcttttgttaAACAAATAATCGAAAGGCTTTGAAAATGGACTTGACaatttcagttttcaaaaaaaattgaaatcaaaaagtttcTGAAAATGGACCTGGTAattacagtttaaaaaaaaattaaaataaaaaagagaataaaCTATTTCTAAAAGCAAACCTGCTCGTTATTCCCCATTGAGCATAccaaaatattcttcaaaatgaattttcaacttaaaatttgttttttcactcctttattttcaaaactccACTTTGTAGTTGCCTTACGAACAGTGCCtcgtttttacaaaataaaaatttgaaaaaaaaataaatatatatgtacctaaagCAGTGAatgtattgaaataaattagaaaaataaacacaaagcGAAACTAAGAAACCTTTAAAGCAAAACAATGCGAAACCAAaagtaaaagcaaacaaaaagatgtgacaaaataagaaaaaaaaactaaatggaACTCTTTAagcatacaaatgtatgcaaatatgtacagtTATGTCTACACAAATatgaaaactgaaattttgaaaataattgcaaatatttgaatatatacaaAACAGGGCATCCAGGCGACGTTGAAAATGAAATGTGAAAAGGAATTTATTGCAGGTGACAACTGTGCTACTTattagacaaaaacaaaaacaaaacctaatacaaataataataacaataataaatagtaataataagCAAACAGTGAAATAAAGGctttaaaacttaaacttacAAACAGAAGACAAAACAAGGAAATTTAGTGAGGAAATAGCGTAAATTgttatacatacagacattgaaatatatacatacatatactatatatgaatatgaaaaaattaagcattaaataaaatttaaaaagaaatgtacataaaaactaaaaaatttaaaaaattaacaaataattaaacaaaaaatgaagcaaaaaattaaattaattaaaaaaatttaattaattaattctaattaagcacaaaatatgaatatatacaaaaattatttaaaaaaactgaaattttaaaaaaattgttacaaaaaattttaattaaaaatttagttacaaaaaattaaataattaaaaatttaattaataataaaaaaatttaattacaaaaaattaataataattaaaaatttaattacaaaaaattaataataattaaaaatttaattacaaaaaagtaataataattaaaaatttaattacaaaaaattaataataattaatacagCCGCCTCCTTAAATGTTCAACTGTTGATAATATCTTAAGAAAGAactttgtaagaaaaaaatatacatacatacatatgtatgtacatatatagtatatatttaaaagcacCGAcagcatatgcatataaatacatacttatgtatatatgaagtCTTTGCTGAAGTTATAACTGTTTATAGTTTGCAAAAAtggcatgtggcatgccacacacaaacatacctTACAGAGCAACGTCCGTTACAAATAAATTAGTAGAGAATTATGCTCAGCTGAGTTTTTAAGATAGCAACAAGACGGCTTTCATGAGAGAGCGATTTTCAACTGTGAGGTTATGTGAACCCTTAAAATGAGGGCAAATAGCtataatgaaattaaagaatggcgaaaatttaacaaaaaaaaactaaatagtaaataattaaaatataccgGCACGACAGACATAAATGTTTTGTATTATACACcgacactcacacacactcaaagaaaatcaagaaaatgTCGTTGCAAATGTTGAATGTTGAATGTGCCCTACTAACTGCCCCCTTCCTCCTGTTTGGCATaactgtttgtatatacacataattaAGTGCTGAAAATGGCGTAAAACTGTAAACGCGTGTGGAAATCTAttttaaagcaaacaaaaacggaaaaataaaacaaaattcaataaataaaaaaattataaaaaaaaaataattacttgttttttttttctggaaagaaaaaaactaaaaagcaaCATGAAACATTGCTCCTACAAAAAAGTAAGTTTTTGCGCCGTTCTTTTCCGTCTACCTCGACCTTATTTACGTGGGTTTCCTTTTGAGTTTTGCCTTTTTTgaggaataaaaacaaatattaaccatcgaaaatcgctttattcttttcaaaaatattctccatttgcatgtgtttgaaccaattgtcgaagcacttttgccactctgattgggGTGTATCCAAAACATGCATTCCGAACGCATCAATCGGCTCTTTAgtaaatatagtaaatattttttatttttatttgcaatttattgatagtaaataaattatttatcgatattcaaatattttttttggataagATAAATCGATACTTAtcgatattaaataaataatttatcgatattaaataaataatttatcgaCATTTCATTctggtttttataattttattaaatcaatCGATTTTCGGATAAGAGAAATCGATATTTGTCgatagtaaataaattatttatttgtttctagTCTTTATAAAACTAATCGATAATTAtcgaaaaacttaaatatgtacttatcgataattaatatattatttatcgatattttgctCTATCTTCATAACACTTATTATATGTAGAGATCATCGAAATAATAATGACTAACCGAAAAACATGATTTTGTGATGATTTTGAGCATCAAAAGTGTGTCCGTATTGAAGAAATATCGAAATGTTAAAATTCTATTCTTTTAGTGAACGCACTTTCATTTGAATGATATTTCCATCATTATATCATTCTTGGTTCATCTCTTTCTAAAGTGTACTTATAATCAGGCCCAATGACAGGGTATTAGAAGGGGACTCGGGTTTGATTCCTCAGAGCGGCtcctatttaaaatattgtgaTTGGCGATACAAGAACGTTTTTTTGCTCTTCCAACAGGTTAATTGACTCCTGCCCTACcatagcaaaatttattttttggcaaatttctttttttttttattcaatatagttTCCTTCAtaggtgatacactgattatggTGACCCTtcacttttcgataccatttttgtagtacgatttgtcctttgcttcaaaataggcatcagtttcggcgatcacctcttcatttgatgaaaatttaTTCCCAGAGAGCAGTCTTTTGACATCTGAAGACAGCTGAGGGCCAGATATGGTGAATGCGGAGGCAATTTGAAGCCCAATTCACAGATTTTCGCCATCGTTTtaactgacttgtgacacggtatattgccttggtgaaacagcgctttctttttcttcaattgCGGCCGTTTTTTGGCGATTGCGTCCTTCAAAAGGTCCACTACGTAATAgttcttcctttttcaaggtggtcaatagaaattatttcatgcgcatcccaaaatacatacACCATAGCCTTGCCAACCGACCGTTACATTTTTTCACCGTTTAGAGGGAGTTCATCTTGTGCTTTTCACTTGGATGACTGACTATTAACACaaatcgacgcaaaaactcgagtttattatgCTTGAACAGCTCCAAACACTACTCCGAATCAGCAACTCGCCGTTGTTTTTGGTCATTAGTGAGCTCACGAGGCACCCAATTTGCACAGAGCTCTCTCATACCCAAATAATCGTatatgatatgatgtacacgttcagttgatatctttagagtgcctgatatctacaaaattttcactttacggtcatccaaaattattattttttgacttttttgatgttttcctcGGTATCAACCTTTTTTTGGGCGTCTGCTGCGTTCACCGTCTCGGAGCTCATTTCACCAcctctaaacttagcataccaatccttgatggttgattttctaaaattttgagaaaattttacctcaaaataatatatatgtgacctggtctacgaaaagagaTAGCAACGCTTCGAAAAGGCATAAATTCTAACATCTTTctagaaattgttaaaaaaaaaatagtataataaaattattagccgcattttttttcgattttcgtactagtttttatataaaaatattttatttatttaattgtatacAAAGATATTTTGCTTCTTATacatattacaaattcaaaattcagTTCTACAACTTTTCTCGGCctatatttacacaaaatataCGTATAAAACCCGCTAAAATCGCCGCTGTCTCAATATTAGTTACGTAATAGTTTTCGCAGGCACTGTAGATTATAAGTAGGttcgaaacaaaaattaaacttaaaatcaaATGCAACAACAGACTAAACACATCGCTGGTTTCAGCACTAAAACAACGGTGGCACAACTCACGACACTTTACATGCCATTGTAGGCTGGACCGCCGCCACCCTCGGGCACCACCCAATTAATATTCTGTTTAGGATCTTTAATATCACAGGTTTTGCAGTGGATACAATTTTGTGCGTTGATCTGTAGCTTCATGTTGCCACCCTCGTCATTGGGCACATACTCATACACACCGGCTGGGCAGAAACGTTGTTCGGGACCCTCATAGATCGCAAGATTGTGATCGACTGGAATGCGATCGTCCTTCAAAGTCAAATGTGCGGGTTGATCGCCTTCATGATTAGTGCCGGTCAAGGCCACGGAGGAGAGTAGATCGAAGGAAACTTTGCCATCTGGCTTGGGATAAACAATTTGTGGGCATTGACTAGCTGGTTTGAGGGACGCGTGATCGGCCGGACCGTGTTTCAGTGTCCACGGTTCGCGACCACCCGTAAATATCGAGAAACCGCTCAAAACGAGACCACCATACATGCCGAGTGGATTGTGGAAAGAGGGGCGTACATTGCGCACATCGCGCAAATCCTTCCAGATGAAGGAATTTTGAATTCTAGACGAAATAAAAgtgtatatttacaaataaggataaagtatatgaaaataataaaactgctACATACTTGTCGGCATAGGATTTCGGCTCAAGTCCAGCAGTTGCTTGAGATTCACTATTGATGGCCTCCACGGCGCTCTCCGCCGCCAACATACCTGAAGAGTAAAGGAATTTAGTACGTCGAAGCACcagaaaataatgtaaataaatttgaatccTACAACTCACCGCTTTTCATGGCATAATGTGAGCCCTTGATACGCGGCACGTTGAGAAAGCCGGCGCTGCAGCCAACTAAGCAACCCCCAGGGAAGCTCAGTTTACTGGGCAAACTCTGGAAACCGCCCTCGTTAATGGCACGCGCACCATACGCGATACGCGTTGCACCTTCGAAAACGGGACGCACCTTCGGGTGTGTCTTGAAACGCTGGAACTCTTGGAAAGGACTAATCCAGGGGTTTTTGTAATCCAAACCGACCACAAAACCCACCGCTATTGTTGGTGTGGGCTCATTCAAGTGATACAGGAAAGAACCACCGTATGTGTGGAAGTCCAGGGGCCAACCGATTGTGTGTTCCACCAAACCGGGTCTATAATAAGTAGAATAATGATACCTTAAGTGACATTCATTTATTCTTCCGCACTCGTACTTACACATGCTTCTCGGGTTGTATCTCCCATATCTCCTTCAAACCAATGCCGTACGTTTGCGGCTGACTACCCTCGTTcaaattgaattgttgcatGAGCTGCTTACTCAGGTGTCCGCGACAGCCTTCAGCGAATATTGTTGTCTTCGCGTGTAGTTCCATGCCACGCGCAAATGTATCCTTCGGCGACCCATCTTTCGCAATGCCCACATCATTGGTCGCAATACCTTTGACACTGCCATCGGCATGGAAGAGAACTTCAGAGGCCGCGCAACCAGGGTAAATTTCAACACCCAACGCTTCGGCTTGTTCACCCAACCATTTTACTAGATGACCAAGCCGTACAATATAATTGCCATGATTGTCCATGGGCCAGCCTTTGAAGATGGGTAGCGGTATGCGCGCGTTAGCGGTGAGCAGTGAGAAATGATCGGTGCCGACAGGTGTGTTCAGCGGCGCGCCCAACACTTTCCAATCTGGAAAGAGTTCGTTCAACGAAATCGGGTCGATGACCGCACCCGAAAGTATGTGACCACCGACTTCCGCGGACTTCTCCACGACGCAGACGCGTAGTTcctatatgtgaatatgtgagcAGAATTGTGATTGAATGATTTCCTATTTGttggtttgaaaaatatatcttaTACCTTTTCCTGCTCTGCGGCCAATTGTTTGGCGCGTATGGCAGCCGACATGCCCGCCGGACCACCGCCGACTATAACTATATCCACTTCATCGACATAGCGCTCCATTTCAACTTCTGTAAAGTTATTTAAGTAATGAAATAGATCTGGTTGTTTAACTTAATTGTTGCAACTCTTACCCTTCCAACGTTCATCTTTGTCGCGTGGATGTATCGTATAATGGGTGGTGATTTTGGGATATTTGGCCACATCGGAAACGCTGCGGACGAATGTTGGATGGAATAGTCTATTGGCTGCAATAAAAGAGAaagtgttgaaattttttttaagagtttttcGAGTTTTCGGGTTGAAAACCAtgtctaacctaacctaactgaTCCCCTGTTTGTAAAATTATGCGAACCATAAACGATAATTTGATGATAAGGGagataaacatatatataacggCCCACAGATAGAGCTTAACATCAAGTACTTTCCAGAACTTTATTGGTCCCAAGACCTCGTATGAAGAAAAGTCAAAAATCAATCTATAACAAGGATCATATGAACAATGGACAGATTGGAATTGATGAATGAAGAGATATCTAGCACTTGATGCTAGAAATCTGAAGGTCCCCTAAACCACATACGATGAGAAATAAGTTTTTCTTCACTTCCAAGAGCCGATCCAAGACAGCTTCTAGAGTTCttagttttcttaattttatatatagtaaataatgcCAATATTATATCCAGCAGTTGGtaataaaaatactcaaaaaaaaaagtattcgtTAGTTTTTACCAGTTTCAATCACATATAAATCGCATCAAAGATCTAATGGAAAGAAGAAAGGATCATGTTGTAATATGATTAAGATGTCGTAGCAGCAAATTTTACCCGTAAAACGGAGGATGGCTGAGGCTGAAACAACTCGGTTTTATTACCTTCGGCAAACCACCAGACATAACCGAAATGgacattagccgtctcaacaaatttaaGTTAGGCTCAAGGCACTTTGCCGATTTGTccaatatacatgtatatataagcTATCTAAATGAAATCTGTGTTGAAATCGACCTCTTATCCTAACCTAACTCTGTATGAATAAGAGAATTATTTTCGGAGACTTCATTATGAAGCTTattaagctttttttttgtactgcGGAAGAACAAATAATAACGGCATTTTGAGTTGGTTTATTACTTGTTAGAATTTCGAGTTCCTGCCCCCTAGTGCTTACGACGGCTACGAAAAATTGGcgaaatttattaattagttCATAAAGCTGAGAAATGCTGAACTATGGTACTTCCAACTGATAGGCCTTGTTAGTTAAAAGCCAACTtagaagaagaaaacaaaattgtactgaaaatagaaatatgtacatattattctAGTGCCTGACATATTCCATTTTCTCAATgcagctgtctcttcagcagtaaCATCACTTGCCGTATGATTTCACATTACTCTCCAATTAAATATAGTCAATTTTTTCGAcaacaaaacatataaaaattatactatATGTGATAAGGAATTATCTTTTGCACACTTAACGGGCAAAGCTGTCAAgcaaacattaaagaaaatattggcaaataaagtaaacaaattatatactatagtataaTGTTTAAGCTATGTACTATCTgactttgttttcattttcgttgaattcaaaatattaaactttgatctattggtataaaaaaacatatattgtagtcgaaaaagttctttcgtatttctaatcaaacttcaacttattatttttatatttataataataactaaataaacaaatatgtaccattttggttgaccactttttgccacttttcctctagagacattattccatcagtgtaaatcgaaatttcgaaatttccagaacggaaacgagcgaaccattgttgtgctacatgcATTCTTCCcttgtttatacaaaaatttcaaaatataacgaatttcttcattatttttactcatttttgaacagctgtaacttttttcaactttcccgaatttaatttgattaaatgaagctaaaaatctcacctttccaaaacaacatggtatgacacaatgttaatggtagcactggagatatacgactgatgaaatgagcaccgaaagGGTTGTTTTATTGGGAATGCGTGGTTATACCACCACGCATTGCAGACGAGATACCCGAGTTGCCCCGAGAATATAGAGTGACCCTTGCGTAACTTCATTCTGGTTACTATAGCAGGTTAAACTtgtacttatccagaatagaccctgacataacaaacatacatatgtatgtccagcgtgcaatg
It includes:
- the LOC126756384 gene encoding electron transfer flavoprotein-ubiquinone oxidoreductase, mitochondrial codes for the protein MATLLKLAKANRLFHPTFVRSVSDVAKYPKITTHYTIHPRDKDERWKEVEMERYVDEVDIVIVGGGPAGMSAAIRAKQLAAEQEKELRVCVVEKSAEVGGHILSGAVIDPISLNELFPDWKVLGAPLNTPVGTDHFSLLTANARIPLPIFKGWPMDNHGNYIVRLGHLVKWLGEQAEALGVEIYPGCAASEVLFHADGSVKGIATNDVGIAKDGSPKDTFARGMELHAKTTIFAEGCRGHLSKQLMQQFNLNEGSQPQTYGIGLKEIWEIQPEKHVPGLVEHTIGWPLDFHTYGGSFLYHLNEPTPTIAVGFVVGLDYKNPWISPFQEFQRFKTHPKVRPVFEGATRIAYGARAINEGGFQSLPSKLSFPGGCLVGCSAGFLNVPRIKGSHYAMKSGMLAAESAVEAINSESQATAGLEPKSYADKIQNSFIWKDLRDVRNVRPSFHNPLGMYGGLVLSGFSIFTGGREPWTLKHGPADHASLKPASQCPQIVYPKPDGKVSFDLLSSVALTGTNHEGDQPAHLTLKDDRIPVDHNLAIYEGPEQRFCPAGVYEYVPNDEGGNMKLQINAQNCIHCKTCDIKDPKQNINWVVPEGGGGPAYNGM